The Variovorax paradoxus genome window below encodes:
- a CDS encoding response regulator transcription factor: MWPDFLSGQLERPVRVLLVDDNHARRLVSKDLALDQRILVAGETGSLSEARRLLSQHEFDVLILDIRLDGGSGFELIEHAKRRSRTLEVIVNSSLEDEHHILHAFELGASGYLVKNSWQHHFAQAVLQVVNGGAAISPCLARRLLLKLADEHHPPLMKPRVAQAIEEPLSARECEVLRLVAAGNVTHEIAQALSISGQTVCAHIKSIYRKLRVHTRAHAVVEASSRGLL, from the coding sequence ATGTGGCCAGACTTCCTGAGTGGGCAGCTCGAGCGACCGGTGCGGGTCCTATTGGTGGACGACAACCATGCTCGCCGCTTGGTGTCCAAGGACCTCGCGCTTGATCAGAGAATCCTCGTGGCCGGGGAGACCGGAAGCCTGTCTGAGGCACGGCGTTTGCTGTCGCAGCATGAATTTGACGTGTTGATTCTCGACATTCGGCTAGACGGTGGGAGTGGGTTCGAGCTCATCGAGCATGCCAAGCGGCGCTCACGAACCTTGGAGGTGATCGTCAACTCCTCGCTGGAGGACGAGCACCATATCCTTCACGCTTTCGAGCTTGGCGCATCCGGCTATCTTGTCAAGAACTCCTGGCAGCACCACTTCGCGCAAGCCGTGCTTCAGGTTGTCAATGGGGGTGCCGCGATCTCGCCCTGTCTGGCCAGGCGGCTATTGCTCAAGCTCGCGGACGAGCACCATCCGCCGTTGATGAAGCCGCGCGTTGCGCAGGCGATCGAAGAACCCTTGTCTGCGCGTGAATGTGAGGTGCTTCGTTTGGTGGCAGCAGGGAATGTGACCCACGAAATTGCTCAAGCTCTGTCAATCAGTGGCCAGACTGTCTGCGCACACATAAAGAGCATCTACCGGAAACTGCGGGTCCACACCCGTGCTCATGCTGTGGTCGAGGCATCGAGCCGAGGGTTACTTTAA
- a CDS encoding universal stress protein: MFQRILVATDGSPLSKKAVSRAVEMAAQCDADLVVLHVIPRYPQSFLEGAATFSAEEIGRIERQWAEKAQGMLDSIASQACDKGVVAKTVTMNSDLVAESIIATARKHRSDLIVMASHGRRGLQRLLLGSETQHVLTQTTVPVLVLR, translated from the coding sequence GTGTTCCAACGCATACTTGTCGCGACCGACGGCTCTCCCTTATCGAAGAAGGCCGTGTCACGCGCCGTTGAGATGGCGGCACAATGCGATGCCGATCTCGTCGTACTGCATGTCATTCCCCGCTATCCGCAAAGCTTTCTTGAGGGCGCGGCCACTTTTTCGGCGGAAGAAATTGGCAGGATCGAGAGGCAGTGGGCGGAAAAAGCACAGGGAATGCTGGATTCCATCGCCAGTCAAGCATGCGACAAAGGCGTGGTCGCCAAGACAGTCACGATGAACTCGGATCTGGTCGCGGAATCCATCATCGCTACCGCGCGCAAGCACCGCAGCGACTTGATTGTCATGGCGTCGCACGGGCGCAGGGGTTTGCAGCGCCTGCTGCTCGGAAGCGAGACTCAACACGTCTTGACTCAGACGACCGTGCCGGTACTCGTACTGCGCTGA
- a CDS encoding cation-translocating P-type ATPase, with protein MQASIASLPINSEVLIKTSQAWEALDDQQEWTEFSDRVAIDPKDDRWTSQVMVGGMRCTACGFSVEAVLRALPGVLEAQVNPASRRARIVWVSTVTKPSVWFEACAAAGYPLLPASPTSVHGENARELRNALWRWLVSGLCMMQVMMYAYPAYIARPGEMSSDALELLRWASWVLTLPVMLFCCGPFFRSAWRDVRAGRISMELPVAFGVAITFAVSTAATFDPNGSWGQEVYFDSLTMFVFFLLTGRWLEAKLKTRTAGSLDALLHRLPDSVERLSGDERWQRVSPRRLVVGDIVRVWPGEAFPADGLLVDGDTSADEALLSGESHPVPRGRGDRVLAGSHNISAPVKMRVERVGAETRFANIVRLMERAALEKPRLARLADRFAYPFLWGVLVSAVVAAALWWSDGPGKALMVAVSVLVVTCPCALSLATPAAMLASAGALARAGVLTANLQSLETLASVDTVVFDKTGTLTTDTPRLERVYCRQGLLPGDALEIGAALGSLSLHPAARALVNAWSAQFRNPPQWELSGTLEMAGQGVQASRRRANSNFSSNREIKTRLGSATFCTVQPLQIDGMQIHLTDDQGWMASFVLSENLRADAAQAVAALKRQGISVRMLSGDQDASARRAAARAGIAAVQGECTPEEKLNVLWRLQAEGRRVAMIGDGLNDGPSLARADASFAFGESVPMSRAKADFVVLGDELIKIPDAIAQARRTLQVIRQNLAWAAGYNAICVPVAIGGWLPAWLAGLGMAASSLAVLLNASRLALARQAKA; from the coding sequence ATGCAAGCCAGCATCGCCTCTTTGCCCATCAACTCCGAGGTCTTGATCAAGACCTCTCAGGCATGGGAGGCGCTTGACGATCAGCAGGAATGGACCGAATTCAGCGACAGGGTTGCGATCGATCCGAAGGACGATCGCTGGACCTCACAAGTCATGGTCGGCGGCATGCGTTGCACCGCGTGTGGATTCAGCGTCGAAGCCGTGCTTCGTGCACTACCGGGCGTGCTCGAAGCCCAGGTCAATCCGGCCAGCCGGAGAGCGCGCATCGTATGGGTGTCTACCGTTACCAAACCTTCTGTTTGGTTCGAGGCTTGCGCCGCGGCCGGCTATCCATTGCTGCCAGCAAGCCCAACATCGGTACACGGTGAGAATGCGCGTGAACTGCGCAACGCCCTGTGGCGGTGGCTGGTATCGGGCTTGTGCATGATGCAAGTCATGATGTATGCCTACCCGGCATACATCGCGAGGCCCGGCGAGATGTCATCGGACGCGCTGGAACTGCTGCGCTGGGCATCCTGGGTTCTCACGCTACCCGTGATGCTTTTCTGCTGCGGTCCGTTTTTTCGCAGTGCCTGGCGCGACGTGCGAGCGGGGCGGATCAGCATGGAGCTCCCAGTCGCCTTTGGCGTGGCAATCACATTCGCCGTCAGCACGGCCGCGACTTTTGACCCGAATGGCTCCTGGGGCCAGGAAGTCTATTTCGATTCGCTGACGATGTTTGTCTTCTTCCTTCTCACAGGCCGTTGGCTCGAGGCGAAGCTAAAGACGCGGACTGCCGGCTCGCTCGACGCGCTGTTGCACCGATTGCCGGACAGCGTTGAACGCTTGAGCGGCGATGAGCGATGGCAGCGTGTGTCACCTCGACGACTTGTGGTAGGCGATATCGTGCGAGTGTGGCCCGGCGAAGCCTTTCCGGCCGATGGCCTGCTGGTCGACGGCGACACCAGCGCAGATGAGGCGTTGCTTTCCGGCGAGTCGCATCCGGTTCCACGCGGGCGCGGAGACCGCGTGCTTGCGGGCAGTCATAACATTTCTGCGCCAGTGAAAATGCGTGTGGAGCGTGTGGGAGCTGAAACGCGCTTTGCAAACATCGTGCGGCTTATGGAACGTGCGGCGCTTGAGAAGCCGCGGCTCGCTCGCTTGGCCGATCGATTCGCATATCCGTTTTTGTGGGGGGTACTGGTATCAGCCGTTGTCGCTGCCGCGTTGTGGTGGTCCGATGGTCCAGGCAAGGCATTGATGGTGGCTGTATCCGTGTTGGTCGTCACCTGTCCGTGCGCATTGTCCCTTGCCACGCCCGCGGCCATGTTGGCAAGCGCGGGTGCCTTGGCGCGTGCTGGAGTACTGACGGCCAACCTGCAATCCCTGGAGACGTTGGCGAGCGTAGACACTGTCGTTTTCGACAAGACCGGCACACTGACCACCGACACGCCTCGGTTGGAGCGTGTGTACTGTCGCCAAGGGCTTCTCCCTGGCGACGCGCTAGAGATTGGCGCGGCCCTGGGTAGCCTTTCTCTGCATCCCGCCGCTAGGGCCTTGGTAAATGCATGGTCAGCTCAGTTCCGAAATCCACCGCAGTGGGAGCTGTCCGGAACGCTCGAGATGGCGGGGCAGGGTGTGCAAGCCAGTCGTCGGCGCGCGAACTCAAATTTTTCTTCAAATCGTGAGATCAAGACACGGCTCGGATCGGCGACGTTTTGCACCGTGCAGCCGCTGCAGATCGATGGAATGCAGATCCATCTGACTGATGACCAAGGGTGGATGGCAAGCTTCGTTCTGTCCGAGAACCTGCGCGCTGATGCAGCGCAAGCCGTCGCTGCCTTGAAGCGCCAGGGCATTTCGGTACGCATGCTGTCGGGAGATCAGGACGCTTCCGCGCGAAGGGCGGCAGCGCGTGCGGGTATCGCAGCGGTGCAAGGTGAATGTACGCCGGAAGAAAAGCTCAATGTCCTCTGGCGTCTACAGGCCGAGGGCAGGCGCGTGGCCATGATCGGTGACGGCTTGAACGACGGACCGAGCCTCGCTCGAGCCGATGCGTCGTTCGCGTTTGGTGAGTCGGTTCCGATGTCGCGTGCAAAAGCCGACTTCGTCGTCCTGGGCGATGAGCTGATCAAGATCCCCGACGCGATCGCACAAGCGCGACGCACGCTGCAAGTGATCAGGCAGAACCTGGCCTGGGCGGCAGGGTACAACGCCATTTGCGTTCCCGTCGCGATCGGGGGTTGGCTCCCGGCGTGGCTTGCAGGACTTGGCATGGCAGCGAGCTCCCTTGCAGTGCTGCTGAACGCCTCAAGACTCGCACTAGCGCGTCAAGCGAAGGCCTGA
- the ccoS gene encoding cbb3-type cytochrome oxidase assembly protein CcoS, whose translation MEILFLLIPLSVVLVLAILGGLWWAIERGQFDDVDAEGERILHVD comes from the coding sequence ATGGAAATTCTTTTCCTCCTCATCCCGCTGTCAGTCGTGCTGGTGCTCGCGATTCTCGGTGGGCTATGGTGGGCTATCGAGCGTGGCCAGTTTGACGATGTCGACGCAGAGGGTGAACGCATCCTGCACGTCGATTGA
- the ccoN gene encoding cytochrome-c oxidase, cbb3-type subunit I, translating to MQAPITPAVEYDDTVVRQFALMSVVWGVVGMLVGVVIASQLTWPELNLGVPWLSYGRLRPLHTNAVIFAFGGCALMATSFHVVQRTCQVRLFAPKLASFVFWGWQAVILAAAISLPMGYTSGKEYAELEWPIDLLIALVWIAYAVVFFGTIGMRKVRHIYVANWFFGSFIIAVALLHIVNSAEIPAGWMKSYSAYAGVQDAMVQWWYGHNAVGFFLTAGFLGMMYYYIPKQAGRPVYSYRLSIVHFWALIFTYMWAGPHHLHYTALPDWTQSLGMVFSLILLAPSWGGMINGVMTLSGAWHKLRTDPILRFLIVALSFYGMSTFEGPMMSIKTVNALSHYTDWTVGHVHSGALGWVGFITMGSLYYLIPRMYGRTAMYSTKAIEAHFWIATVGIVLYIAAMWIAGVMQGLMWRSINPDGTLTYTFVESVKATFPFYLVRVIGGVLYLSGMLLMAWNVWMTVISGLAVRAEIPPPAMAHA from the coding sequence ATGCAAGCACCGATAACACCCGCCGTGGAATACGACGACACAGTCGTGCGGCAATTTGCGCTGATGTCCGTGGTGTGGGGCGTGGTCGGCATGCTGGTGGGCGTGGTCATTGCCTCACAGCTGACATGGCCCGAACTCAATCTTGGCGTTCCATGGCTCAGCTACGGGCGCTTGCGACCATTGCACACCAACGCAGTTATCTTCGCGTTCGGTGGCTGCGCGCTGATGGCCACAAGCTTCCACGTGGTCCAGCGCACCTGCCAGGTGCGGCTCTTCGCACCCAAGCTCGCGTCCTTCGTCTTCTGGGGCTGGCAGGCGGTGATCTTGGCTGCCGCCATCAGCCTGCCCATGGGCTACACCAGCGGCAAGGAATACGCCGAGCTGGAGTGGCCGATCGACCTGCTGATCGCGTTGGTCTGGATAGCCTACGCCGTCGTGTTCTTCGGCACCATCGGCATGCGCAAGGTGCGCCACATCTACGTGGCCAACTGGTTCTTCGGCTCTTTCATCATTGCGGTGGCGTTGCTGCACATTGTCAACAGCGCTGAGATTCCGGCGGGCTGGATGAAGAGCTACTCAGCCTACGCCGGAGTGCAAGACGCGATGGTGCAGTGGTGGTACGGCCATAACGCCGTCGGCTTCTTCCTCACGGCGGGCTTTCTCGGGATGATGTACTACTACATCCCAAAGCAGGCAGGCAGGCCGGTGTATTCGTACCGGCTGTCCATCGTGCACTTCTGGGCACTGATCTTCACCTACATGTGGGCGGGCCCGCACCACCTGCACTACACAGCACTGCCCGACTGGACCCAGTCGCTCGGCATGGTGTTCTCTTTGATCCTGCTGGCGCCGAGCTGGGGCGGCATGATCAACGGAGTGATGACGCTCTCGGGCGCCTGGCACAAGTTGCGCACCGACCCGATCCTGCGCTTCCTCATCGTGGCGCTGTCGTTCTACGGCATGTCGACTTTCGAGGGGCCGATGATGTCCATCAAGACCGTCAACGCCCTGAGCCACTACACCGACTGGACCGTCGGCCATGTGCACTCCGGCGCGCTCGGCTGGGTGGGCTTCATCACCATGGGCTCGCTCTACTACCTGATCCCACGCATGTACGGCCGTACCGCCATGTACAGCACGAAGGCCATCGAGGCGCATTTCTGGATCGCCACCGTCGGCATCGTGCTGTACATCGCGGCGATGTGGATCGCCGGCGTGATGCAGGGCCTGATGTGGCGCTCCATCAACCCCGACGGCACGCTCACCTACACCTTCGTGGAGAGCGTGAAGGCCACCTTCCCGTTCTACCTGGTGCGCGTGATCGGCGGCGTTCTCTACCTCAGCGGGATGCTGCTGATGGCCTGGAACGTCTGGATGACCGTCATCTCCGGCCTCGCGGTGCGCGCCGAGATCCCGCCCCCCGCCATGGCCCATGCCTGA
- the ccoO gene encoding cytochrome-c oxidase, cbb3-type subunit II encodes MNQKTSGSSSSSSGFTHEKIETNNLLMIVLILVVVAVGGLVEIVPLFFQKSTTEAVQGIKPLTPLQLAGRDVYLREGCYNCHSQMIRPFRSETLRYGHYSVAGEFVYDHPFQWGSKRTGPDLHRVGGKYSDEWHRIHLNNPRDVVPESNMPAYSWLEKTPVDAEALPAHMRALRRVGVPYTDEQITGATAEVRGKTEMEATVAYLQSLGLALK; translated from the coding sequence ATGAACCAGAAAACCTCCGGCTCGAGCTCCAGCTCCAGCGGCTTCACGCACGAGAAGATCGAGACCAACAACCTGCTGATGATCGTGCTGATCCTCGTCGTGGTGGCCGTGGGCGGCCTCGTAGAGATCGTGCCGCTGTTCTTCCAGAAGTCGACCACCGAAGCGGTGCAGGGCATCAAGCCACTCACGCCGCTGCAGCTCGCCGGGCGCGACGTCTACCTGCGGGAGGGTTGCTACAACTGCCACTCGCAGATGATCCGCCCCTTCCGCTCGGAGACGCTGCGCTACGGCCACTACTCGGTGGCGGGTGAGTTCGTCTACGACCACCCGTTCCAGTGGGGCAGCAAGCGCACCGGGCCTGACCTGCACCGCGTGGGTGGCAAGTACAGCGACGAGTGGCACCGCATCCACCTGAACAACCCGCGCGACGTCGTGCCCGAGTCGAACATGCCGGCCTACAGCTGGCTGGAGAAGACCCCTGTCGACGCCGAGGCGCTGCCGGCCCACATGCGCGCGCTGCGGCGCGTCGGCGTGCCATACACCGATGAGCAGATCACCGGAGCTACGGCAGAAGTCCGAGGCAAGACGGAGATGGAAGCCACGGTGGCCTACCTGCAGTCGCTGGGCCTGGCCCTCAAGTAA
- a CDS encoding CcoQ/FixQ family Cbb3-type cytochrome c oxidase assembly chaperone encodes MDLTTLRITATVVCFALFVGIVIWAYSRRNASRFQEAARLPFEQD; translated from the coding sequence ATCGACCTCACAACACTGCGGATCACCGCCACAGTCGTCTGCTTCGCGCTCTTCGTCGGCATCGTGATCTGGGCGTACTCGCGTCGCAACGCGTCGCGCTTCCAGGAAGCGGCCCGGCTGCCCTTCGAGCAGGACTGA
- the ccoP gene encoding cytochrome-c oxidase, cbb3-type subunit III yields MSDFINRFWSDYVAVVSLLSILGCVILLWLTARKRIAASADNTTGHVWDEDLREANNPLPMWWVGLFVLTIVFGLGYLAVFPGLGSFRGQSDWSSRGEYEGELARAMQELAPVYARYATMPVEEVAKDPQAKAIGERLFMNNCAQCHGSDARGSKGFPNLTDKDWLHGGTPEKIVESITKGRVGMMPPMAAAVGTTDDVKNVANYVLSLAGEPHDSVRAGLGKSKFTACAACHGIGGVGNQALGAPNLSDKVWLHGYGESAIIQMINTGKQNEMPAQEGRLTEAQIRMLASYVWGFSNNISTAATTP; encoded by the coding sequence ATGAGCGATTTCATCAACCGTTTCTGGTCGGACTACGTGGCGGTGGTCTCGCTGCTGAGCATCCTCGGCTGCGTGATTCTGCTGTGGCTCACAGCCCGCAAGCGCATCGCGGCCAGTGCCGACAACACCACCGGCCACGTGTGGGACGAAGACCTGCGCGAGGCCAACAATCCGCTGCCCATGTGGTGGGTCGGCCTGTTCGTGCTGACCATCGTCTTCGGACTGGGCTACCTCGCGGTCTTTCCGGGCCTGGGGAGTTTTCGCGGCCAGTCTGATTGGAGTTCGCGCGGCGAGTACGAGGGGGAGTTGGCAAGGGCCATGCAGGAGCTCGCGCCTGTCTACGCAAGATACGCCACCATGCCCGTCGAAGAGGTCGCGAAGGACCCGCAGGCCAAGGCCATCGGCGAGCGGCTCTTCATGAACAACTGCGCCCAGTGCCACGGCTCCGACGCGCGTGGCAGCAAGGGCTTTCCCAACCTCACCGACAAGGACTGGCTGCACGGCGGCACGCCGGAGAAGATTGTCGAGAGCATCACCAAGGGCCGCGTCGGCATGATGCCGCCGATGGCCGCAGCCGTCGGCACCACCGACGACGTGAAGAACGTCGCCAACTACGTGCTGAGCCTGGCAGGCGAACCTCACGATTCGGTGCGCGCCGGCCTCGGAAAGTCGAAGTTCACGGCCTGTGCGGCCTGCCACGGCATCGGTGGCGTTGGCAATCAGGCTTTGGGCGCCCCCAATCTCAGCGACAAGGTGTGGCTTCACGGCTACGGCGAGTCCGCGATCATCCAGATGATCAACACGGGCAAGCAAAACGAGATGCCAGCGCAGGAAGGTCGCCTCACGGAAGCGCAGATCCGGATGCTCGCCTCGTACGTCTGGGGGTTCTCCAACAACATTAGCACGGCCGCAACCACGCCCTGA
- the ccoG gene encoding cytochrome c oxidase accessory protein CcoG, translating to MTRKIVPIVSAGSEEVGLYEATKKIYPRSVRGLFARWRWAMVFLTQLLFYGLPWVEWGGRQMVLFDLAARRFYIFGLVLYPQDLIYLSGLLVISALSLFLFTAVAGRLWCGYVCPQTVYTEIFMWVEHKIEGNRTARMRLDAEPMSLEKLVKKWFKHIVWIGIALWTGFTFVGYFTPIRELGMAFLQTQMGSWEVFWVFFYGFATYGNAGFMREQVCKYMCPYARFQSAMFDRDTLIVTYDAGRGEPRAPRRKGHDPRMLALGDCIDCGLCVRVCPTGIDIRQGLQYECIGCGLCVDACDTVMQKMAYPPRLIRYDTQNGMDAGWSRRQLLWRVLRPRVLVYTTILAALVIGLLASLVVRTPFKVDVVRDRASLARIAEGGRLENVYRLQIMNATEKPRHYRIAADGLDGLGVSPDEPVTVDAAESRWVAVRLQVPYGTVPAGSQTVHFRIRDEDSGMQVSEKAAFLVPR from the coding sequence ATGACCCGGAAGATCGTTCCCATAGTCAGCGCAGGTAGCGAGGAGGTCGGCCTTTACGAGGCCACGAAAAAGATCTACCCCCGCAGCGTGCGCGGCCTGTTCGCGCGCTGGCGCTGGGCCATGGTCTTTCTCACCCAGCTGCTGTTCTACGGCCTGCCGTGGGTGGAGTGGGGTGGGCGGCAGATGGTGCTGTTCGACTTGGCCGCACGTCGCTTCTACATCTTCGGGCTGGTGCTGTACCCGCAGGATCTGATCTATCTCTCGGGCCTGCTGGTCATCAGCGCGCTGTCGCTCTTCCTGTTTACTGCGGTGGCCGGGCGGCTGTGGTGCGGCTACGTCTGCCCGCAGACGGTCTACACCGAGATCTTCATGTGGGTCGAGCACAAGATCGAGGGCAACCGCACCGCACGCATGCGGCTGGACGCCGAACCGATGTCGCTCGAGAAGCTGGTGAAGAAGTGGTTCAAGCACATCGTCTGGATCGGCATCGCGCTGTGGACTGGCTTTACCTTCGTGGGTTACTTCACGCCTATCCGCGAACTGGGCATGGCGTTCCTGCAGACGCAGATGGGCTCATGGGAGGTGTTCTGGGTCTTCTTCTACGGCTTCGCCACCTATGGCAATGCCGGCTTCATGCGCGAGCAGGTCTGCAAGTACATGTGCCCCTATGCGCGCTTCCAGAGCGCCATGTTCGATCGCGACACGCTCATCGTCACCTACGACGCCGGACGCGGCGAGCCGCGCGCGCCTCGCCGCAAGGGCCACGACCCGCGCATGCTGGCGCTGGGCGACTGCATCGACTGCGGCCTGTGCGTGCGGGTGTGCCCGACCGGCATCGACATCCGCCAGGGCCTGCAGTACGAATGCATCGGCTGCGGACTTTGCGTGGATGCCTGCGACACCGTCATGCAGAAGATGGCCTACCCGCCACGGCTGATCCGCTACGACACGCAGAACGGCATGGACGCCGGCTGGTCGCGCCGGCAATTGTTGTGGCGTGTGCTCCGGCCACGCGTGCTGGTCTACACGACGATCCTGGCGGCACTTGTGATCGGACTGCTGGCCAGCCTTGTCGTGCGTACGCCATTCAAGGTCGACGTGGTGCGCGACCGCGCCTCGCTGGCCCGCATTGCCGAGGGCGGGCGGCTCGAAAACGTCTACCGGCTCCAGATCATGAACGCCACCGAGAAGCCGCGGCACTACCGCATCGCCGCCGACGGGCTGGATGGCCTCGGCGTCTCGCCCGACGAGCCGGTGACGGTCGATGCGGCCGAGTCGCGCTGGGTTGCGGTGCGGTTGCAGGTCCCATACGGCACTGTGCCCGCCGGTTCGCAAACGGTGCATTTCCGCATCCGCGACGAGGACAGCGGAATGCAGGTTTCGGAAAAGGCGGCCTTCCTGGTGCCGCGCTGA
- a CDS encoding FixH family protein produces MNTATTTTTATANEQAAEAWWRYPLLWMVIGGPVAVMVASFATFWLAWRSPDALVSEDYYREGVEINKTLAAKKLLPALAGRNHAMTPADDLPAPSPQKVAP; encoded by the coding sequence ATGAACACGGCAACGACAACGACGACAGCCACGGCGAACGAACAGGCAGCAGAGGCCTGGTGGCGCTATCCACTGCTCTGGATGGTGATCGGCGGTCCGGTGGCCGTGATGGTCGCGAGCTTTGCAACCTTCTGGCTGGCCTGGCGCAGCCCGGACGCACTGGTGTCCGAGGATTACTACCGCGAAGGCGTCGAGATCAACAAGACCCTGGCTGCGAAGAAGCTCCTGCCCGCGCTGGCTGGCCGCAACCATGCGATGACGCCGGCGGACGACCTGCCGGCCCCTTCGCCCCAGAAGGTCGCGCCATGA
- the hemN gene encoding oxygen-independent coproporphyrinogen III oxidase — MTHAALAPVPGQTPLPIDLLRQFDVPGPRYTSYPTADRFVEAFGADDYARALCRRREAGAGAPPLSLYVHIPFCESLCYYCACNKIVTRHRERGRQYLAYLRREVELQAAQLGRGATVGHLHLGGGSPTFLDDSELGELMAMLHRSFAFVPGGERSIEIDPRTVDVQRLANLAALGFNRLSFGVQDFDPAVQQAVHRIQPAQQVFALMDAARALGFESINVDLIYGLPRQNDASFERTLAQLRELRPDRVALYAYAHLPERFKPQRRIAAEELPDAAARVRMLASAIARLTEAGYVYIGMDHFALPDDPLAIAKREGRLQRDFQGYGTRPEGDLIALGVSGIGRVGSTYSQNAKSLDEYCDLLDQGRLPVMRGLALSRDDLLRREVIMALMCRGRLDFNAMGDAFAIDFRRYFAVEFAALGPLVANGLVRLSDHDLVVTEQGWFLVRAVAMAFDLYCRANRTRFSRVV, encoded by the coding sequence ATGACTCATGCCGCTCTCGCTCCTGTCCCCGGACAGACCCCGCTTCCCATCGATCTGCTGCGGCAGTTCGACGTTCCCGGGCCGCGCTACACCTCCTATCCCACCGCCGACCGCTTCGTCGAGGCATTCGGAGCCGACGATTACGCGCGGGCGCTGTGCCGCCGGCGCGAGGCGGGCGCGGGCGCGCCGCCGCTGTCGCTCTATGTCCACATCCCGTTCTGCGAGTCGCTGTGCTATTACTGCGCCTGCAACAAGATCGTCACCCGTCACCGCGAGCGCGGCCGGCAGTATCTTGCTTATCTGAGGCGCGAGGTGGAGCTCCAGGCAGCGCAGTTGGGGCGCGGCGCCACCGTTGGCCATCTGCATCTCGGCGGCGGCTCTCCCACCTTCCTGGATGACTCCGAACTCGGCGAGCTTATGGCGATGCTGCACCGCTCCTTCGCCTTCGTGCCGGGCGGCGAGCGCTCCATAGAGATCGATCCGCGCACGGTCGACGTGCAGCGCCTCGCGAACCTGGCCGCATTGGGCTTCAACCGCCTGAGTTTCGGCGTGCAGGACTTCGACCCCGCCGTGCAGCAGGCCGTGCATCGCATCCAGCCGGCGCAGCAGGTCTTTGCGCTGATGGATGCGGCGCGCGCGCTCGGCTTCGAATCGATCAACGTGGACCTGATCTATGGCCTGCCACGGCAGAACGACGCCTCCTTCGAGCGCACGCTGGCGCAGCTGCGGGAGCTGCGGCCTGACCGGGTCGCGCTCTACGCCTATGCGCACCTGCCCGAGCGCTTCAAGCCGCAGCGTCGCATCGCGGCCGAGGAACTTCCGGACGCCGCCGCGCGGGTGCGCATGCTCGCGAGCGCGATCGCGCGGCTCACCGAGGCCGGCTATGTCTACATCGGCATGGACCATTTCGCACTGCCTGACGACCCGCTCGCGATCGCCAAGAGGGAAGGGCGGCTGCAGCGTGACTTCCAGGGCTATGGAACCCGGCCCGAGGGCGACCTGATCGCACTCGGTGTATCGGGCATCGGCCGTGTCGGCTCGACGTACAGCCAGAACGCCAAGAGCCTCGACGAATACTGCGACCTGCTCGACCAGGGGCGCCTTCCCGTGATGCGGGGCCTTGCGCTGTCGCGCGACGACTTGCTCCGGCGCGAGGTCATCATGGCGCTGATGTGCCGCGGCAGGCTCGACTTTAACGCCATGGGCGATGCGTTCGCCATCGACTTCCGGCGCTACTTCGCTGTCGAGTTCGCGGCGCTCGGGCCGCTGGTCGCCAACGGCCTGGTGCGGTTGAGCGATCACGACCTCGTCGTCACCGAGCAGGGCTGGTTCCTGGTGCGCGCGGTCGCCATGGCGTTCGACCTGTACTGCCGCGCGAACCGCACGCGCTTTTCCCGCGTGGTCTGA